In the genome of Bradyrhizobium ottawaense, the window CGTCCAGCCCGCTCAAATATCTGTTCTTCGTCTCCGACGGGGTCGCTGACGAGAGCAACACCGGATGCCTCAAACCGCTCTCCGGCACCACGCGGTGCCAATCGCCGCTCAATGCTGCGCTCTGCAAGACGATGAAGGACCGGGGCGTCAAGATTGCCGTGCTGTACACAACGTACCTCGCGCTGCCCACCAACAGCTGGTACATGAAATGGGTCGCTCCGTTCAATACCGGCCCCTACGGGCCGTCGCCGAACAGCGAGATCGCGCAGAACATGCAGAGCTGCGCGTCGTCCGGGCTCTATTTCGAGGTGAGCCCGACGCAAGGCATCTCGGACGCCATGAACGCGCTGTTCAAGAAAGCGGTCGCGGACGCGCGGATTTCAGGGTGATTTGAAGCACGGCTCTCGCGCTCTCTTACCGTCACCCTTGGGGTGTCCGCTCCTTCGGCGGCCCTCGAAGGGCGACGGCCCGGCTCTCTCCACGCGGCTGTAGCGGTGGCCGTGCATCCTTCGAGGCTCCCGATGGGGCGCTTCGCGCCCCATCACCCGCACCTCCAGCGACAATGGCTTCGCCATTGCGCGGGGATGACGGTCTGAGAGTAGCGAAACTACGACCTGTAATCGCCGTTGATCGCGACATATTCCTTGGTGAGGTCGCAGGTCAGCACGCGGTCGCGGCCCTTGCCGAGGCCGAGCGAGACCTTGATCGCGATCTCCGGGGCCTTCATCGCTTCCGAGACCTGCGCCTCGTCATAATCCGGATCGCGCGCGCCGCTCTTGGCGACGCGGATGCCGTTGAAGGAAATCGAAAGCTTGTCGCGATCGGCCGGCTCGCCGGCCTTGCCGACTGCCATCACGACGCGGCCCCAATTGGCGTCCTCGCCGGCGATCGCGGTCTTGACCAGCGGCGAGTTGGCGATCGACATCGCGATCTTGCGCGCGGAGGTCTTGGTCTTGGCGCCCTCGACGGTGATCTCGACCAGCTTGCGCGCGCCTTCGCCGTCCCGGGCCACTTGTTCAGAAAGATTGGCGAGCACCTGGTTGAAGGCTTTGACGAAGGCCTTCAGGCGCGGATCGCTGGCGCGGCTGATCTTCGGTGCGCCGTGCTCGGCGGCAGCGCCGGTGGCGAAGGCCAGCAGCGTGTCCGACGTGGACGTGTCGCCGTCGATCGTCACCGCGTTGAAGGTGTCCTCGACGCCGCTCTTGAGCAGCGCCTGCAAGGCCGCGGGCGCGATCGGTGCGTCGGTGAAGATGAAGGACAGCATCGTCGCCATGTCGGGGGCGATCATGCCGGCGCCCTTGGCCATGCCGTTGATGGTGACCTTGGCCTTGCCGAGCTTGACGGTCGCGGTCGCGACCTTCGGGAAGGTGTCGGTGGTCATGATCGCCTTGGCCGCAGCGAGGTAGTCGCCGGGCTCGGCGGCTTCAGCCAGTCGGCCCAGCACGCCGTCGAACTTGGTCGCGTCCAGCGGCTCACCGATCACGCCGGTCGAGGCCAGGAAGATTTCGCCCTCGCTGCATCCGACCGCCTTGGCCGCGATCTTCGCGGTCAGCGCGGTGGAGGCGCGGCCGGTCTTGCCGGTGAAGGCATTGGCGTTGCCGGAATTGACCACCAGCGCGCGCGCCTTGCCGCCTTTCAGCTTGGCGCGGCACCATTCCACCGGTGCGGAGGGGCATTTCGACTTGGTGAAGACGCCGGCGACCGCGGTGCCCTTGTCCATCACCGCCAGCAACACGTCGGTTCGGTTCTTGTAGCGGATGCCGGCTTCGGCCGTCGCGAGACGGATGCCCGCAATGGTGGGCATGTCGGGAACTGTTTTCGGGGCGAGCGGGGAGACGGAGGAGGACATCGCGGGGCGCCTTGGTGGGATCTGAATATGCAGATGCCCGGCGCGGGGGCCGGGCATCACGAAGGCTTAGATACTCTTCACGTCACCGAAGTGACAGCGAATTCTTACTTCTTTGCAGGCGGCGCCATCTTGCTGTCGGAGGGCTTCGCCGCATCCGCCGGCTTGGCGTCCGCCGCCGGCTGGTCCAGCCGCTCGACCTTGGCTTCGGCGCGCAGCTTGGCGACGTAGTCGGCCTGGGCCTTGCGGGTGACGTACTGCTCGATCTGGGCCTTGACCTGCTCGAAGTCTGGCGCCTTGCGGTTGCGCTTTTCCTCGACCTTGATGACGTGCCAGCCGAACTGCGACTTGACGGGGTCGGAGATCTTGCCGGGCTCGAGCGCGAAGGCGATCGTCGAGAATTCCGGCACCATCTGCTCCTTGGTGAAGAAGCCGAGATCGCCGCCGTCGGCCGAACCCGGATCCTTGGACTTCTTCTTGGCGAGCTCGGCGAAATCGGCGCCCTTGTCGAGCTCGGCCTTCACCGCCTTGGCCTCGTCCTCGGTCTCGACCAGGATGTGGCGGGCGCGCACTTCCTGCTCGCCGGTGATCTGCTTGGAGGCCTCTTCATAGACCTTCTTCATGGCGTCGGGGGTGGTGGCGGCCTTGCCCTCGCCCGCGAGCAGGCTGTCCATCAGAAGCCGGTTGCGGGCGAATGCCAGGCGCTTCTTGAATTCCTCGCTATCGGCAACCTTCTTGTCCTCGGCAGCCTTGCTGACGATTTTCATGTCGATCAGGAAGGACAGGACGTTCTCGTCCTTGGTCGCCGGGTCCATCTGGGCGAGGCTCGGCCCGAGCTCCTCCTCGGCCATGGCGACGTCGCTCTTCTTGATTTCAGCGCCATTGACCTTCGCCAGCACCGGATCGTCGGCGGCCCGGCCGGGACCCGCGATCAGCGCCAGCGCAAGGCAGCCCACGAGGGCGGTGGCGAGGCCGAAGCGCAGGCCGGTTTTGGTTACCGGGAACGAGGTGGTCATGGAAAATCCTTATGTTGAAGCAGGGGGCTGCTCGAGCGGGGCGGACACTCGCCCAATACAGGGGGGCTTGGCAACGCGAAAAGTCTGTCAAAATGATGAATTAGCCGCAATGCGCCCGCCGTTGACAAGGCCCTGACCGGGCCATATCTCTGCCCGGTCGCGACCATGGCGATGGCGTTTATTTTGCTGCGTTTTTGGCCGTTGAACCCAGACTTGCCCAATTCCCACCCATATGGCGGATGACCCCCCGCAGTCCGGGCTCTGACGCCATCAGGCGTCACGGTGAGTTGATAGGCAGGCGGGTGACAACTTCTTGGCTGCAACGCGTTTGAATCGCGAACACAGGAACTAGGCATGATCGGCGCGCTCGCCCGCAAGTTTTTCGGCTCCGCCAACGACCGGCGGGTGAAGGGATATCAGTCCCGCGTCAACGCGATCAACGCGCTGGAAGGAGAGGTCTCGCAGCTCTCCGACGAGGCGCTCAAGGCCCGCACCGCCGACTTCAAGAAGCAGCTCGCCGAGGGCAAGACGCTGGACGAGCTGCTGGTCCCCGCCTTCGCCACCGTGCGCGAGGCCGCCAAGCGCACGCTCGGCCAGCGCCATTTCGACGTCCAGCTGATCGGCGGCATGGTGCTGCATGAGGGCGATATCGCCGAGATGAAGACCGGCGAAGGCAAGACGCTGGTCGCGACCCTCGCGGTCTACCTCAACGCGCTCGCCGGCAAGGGCGTCCACGTCGTCACCGTCAACGACTACCTCGCCCGCCGCGACTCCGGCTGGATGGGCCAGATCTACGGCTTCCTCGGCATGACCACCGGCGTGATCGTGCACGGCCTCGACGATGCCGAGCGCAAGGCGGCCTATGCCTGCGACATCACCTACGGCACCAACAACGAATACGGCTTCGACTATCTGCGCGACAACATGAAGTACCGGCTCGAGGACATGGTCCAGCGCCCGCACTTCTTCGCCATCGTCGACGAGGTCGATTCCATCCTGATCGACGAAGCGCGCACGCCGCTGATCATCTCCGGTCCGCTCGACGACCGCTCCGATTTCTACAACACCATCGACGGCTTCCTGCCCAAGCTCGACAAGACCGACTACGAGGTCGACGAGAAGCAGCGCACGGTGACGCTGACCGAAGCCGGCATGGAGAAGATCGAGACCCTGCTGCGCGATGCCGGCCAGCTCAAGGGCGAGTCGCTCTACGACGTCGAGAACGTCTCCGTCGTGCACCACATCAACCAGGCGCTGCGCGCGCACACGCTGTTCACGCGCGACAAGGACTACATCGTCCGCGACGACGAGGTCGTCATCATCGACGAGTTCACCGGACGCATGATGCAGGGCCGCCGCTATTCCGAGGGTCTGCACCAGGCGCTGGAAGCCAAGGAGCACGTGCAGGTTCAGCCGGAAAACCAGACCCTGGCCTCGATCACCTTCCAGAACTATTTCCGGATGTACGAGAAGCTCGCCGGCATGACCGGCACGGCGTTGACCGAAGCCGACGAGCTCTTCGACATCTACAAGCTCGAAGTCGTTGAGATCCCGACCAACGTGCCGATCGGCCGCCTCGACGAGGACGACGAGGTTTATCGCACCCACAAGGAAAAATACGCGGCCATCCTCGCCGAGATCGAGCGGGCCAATTCGCGACTCCAGCCGGTGCTGGTCGGCACGGCGTCGATCGAGAAGTCGGAAGTGCTGGCCGAGTTTCTCAAGCAGAACGGCTACAAGCAGATCGATTTCGGCAAGGAGAACGCGCTCGACAAGCTCTACGCTGCCGCGCGCGCCGGCAAGCCGGCGAAACTGTTCGCGGTGCTGAATGCGCGCTTCCACGAGCAGGAAGCCTATATCGTCGCGGAAGCCGGCGTGCCCGGCGCGATCACGATCGCGACCAACATGGCCGGTCGCGGTACCGACATCAAGCTCGGCGGCTCGCTCGAGATGCGCATCCCGAAGGAGACCGCGGGCATCGAGGACGAGGCCGAGAAAGCCAGGAAGATCGAGCAGATCAAGGCCGACGTCGAGCGCTTCCGCGACATCGTGCTGAAGGCTGAAGAGATCGTCGAGATCGAGCCGGCGAAGGGCAACAAGCCCGCCAAGACCGTGACCAAGCCCGGCGGCCTCTACATCATGGGCTCCGAGCGCCACGAATCCCGCCGTATCGACAACCAGCTGCGCGGCCGTTCCGGCCGTCAGGGCGATCCCGGCCGCTCGAAATTCTTCCTGTCGCTGGAAGACGATCTGATGCGCATCTTCGGCTCGGATCGCCTCGACAGCATGCTCCAGCGTCTCGGCCTGCAAGAGGGCGAGGCCATCATCCATCCCTGGATCAACAAGGCGCTGGAGAAGGCGCAGCAGAAGGTCGAGGCGCGCAACTTCGACATCCGCAAGAACCTGCTGAAGTTCGACAACGTCCAGAACGACCAGCGCAAGGTGATCTTCGACCAGCGCGTCGACTTGATGAAGGACGAGAGCGTCGCCGAGACCGTCACCGACATGCGTCACGCCTTCATCGACGACCTCGTCGCCAAGCACGTGCCGGAACATGCCTATGCCGAGCAGTGGGACGTCGCCGGCCTGAAGGACGAATTGAAGCGCGTGCTCGATCTCGACCTGCCGGTCGACGAATGGGCCAAGGAAGAAGGCATCGCCGACGAGGAGCTGCTCACGCGCATCGAGACCAAGGCCGACGAGCACATGGCGGCCAAGGTGGCGCAATGGGGTCCCGACGTGATGCGTTACGTCGAGAAGACCATTTTGCTTCAGACGCTCGACCATCTCTGGCGCGAGCATCTGATCATGCTCGACCATCTGCGCCAGGTCATCGGGCTGCGCGGTTACGGCCAGCGCGATCCCTTGCAGGAGTACAAGACCGAAGCCTTCAATCTCTTCCAGGAGATGAGCGCTCACTTGCGCGAGGCGGTCACAGCGCAGCTGATGCGGGTCGAGATCGTTCCGCCGGAGCAGGAAGCGCCCGTGCTGCCGCCGATGGAGGCGCACAAGTTCGACCCGAACACCGGCGAGGACGAAATGGCGCTCGCCAGCGTCACGCTCGGCGCTCAGGCCAGCGATGCAGCGTTGCGCGATCCGAAGAACCCGGCAAGCTGGGGCAAAGTCGGCCGCAACGAGGATTGCCCGTGCGGTTCAGGCAAGAAGTACAAGCACTGCCACGGGCGGTATGCCTGATCGATGATCTCAATACCCAGCGAACTCGCGGTGCTGTATTGGCCTTCGAGTTCGCGAGGGATTGAAATGCTTCCGATCCATCTGGTGCCTGCTGATCTTCAGGTGCATCACGAATGGTAGGCACACGCCATTGAGGATGGCTGGCTCACATTTGTCAGGGGGGCTGGCTTCCGTCACGCGCGGCTGAGCACGCTTTGCCCACCTGGCAACCAGCCCCGACGTTGAGCGAACAGGTACTTGGCCCGTTCATCACCCTCGTGAGAAGCATCGCCCTGTTCCATGCGCGTGGCCTGCAGCGCCTGTTCCTTTGGTCACTCCCGGGTGCCGCTGCAGCAGATTGTCGGCGGCCACTCGCTCGTCCGGCTGCGCAGCTGAAGCCTGGAAAGCCGACGGTCAAAGCGCGGCATCGTGTCTCGGAGATCGCCTTCGGGTAGACCATCCAATATTTTGCCACTGCTCATTGTGATCTGGATCACCTCTAATGAGCTCAATCCGTGTTTTGATTGAATCGCACGGGGGCCGAAAATTGGGAGCCAGACAAATGTCCAAACGCGTGCTGCCAACCACCTTGTGTGTTCTTGCCCTGAGTTTCTACGCTTGCGGTCCCGCCCCTGCGAGCCAAGTGGGCGGATGGTGGGGCGGAACATGGTCGTGCAACATAGACGGCCGGTCGGCCCGGATGAAATGGGCCGCCGTTGATGACAGTCAGACAAGCTGTAACGGCGACACTTGCACCACCAGCTCCGGAGCACGCTGGGCAGGCAGCTTCTCGGATAATGGCTCGCGATGGGTGAAGTTAACAAATCCACGCAGCGGAACGCAGGGCGGCGTGTACTTCAACCATGCCGACGGCAATAAATGGTATTTAGCCAAACCGGTCAGCAACAAGTCCGCGGGCTGGACGACATGGAACGGCCAACGCTATCCCCTCTCGTGCTGGCGATGATGCAATTATGCGGCGCCTGCTCATTCTCCGCCTGGACGCGAGGGCGAGCCTTGAGAAC includes:
- the argJ gene encoding bifunctional glutamate N-acetyltransferase/amino-acid acetyltransferase ArgJ; this encodes MSSSVSPLAPKTVPDMPTIAGIRLATAEAGIRYKNRTDVLLAVMDKGTAVAGVFTKSKCPSAPVEWCRAKLKGGKARALVVNSGNANAFTGKTGRASTALTAKIAAKAVGCSEGEIFLASTGVIGEPLDATKFDGVLGRLAEAAEPGDYLAAAKAIMTTDTFPKVATATVKLGKAKVTINGMAKGAGMIAPDMATMLSFIFTDAPIAPAALQALLKSGVEDTFNAVTIDGDTSTSDTLLAFATGAAAEHGAPKISRASDPRLKAFVKAFNQVLANLSEQVARDGEGARKLVEITVEGAKTKTSARKIAMSIANSPLVKTAIAGEDANWGRVVMAVGKAGEPADRDKLSISFNGIRVAKSGARDPDYDEAQVSEAMKAPEIAIKVSLGLGKGRDRVLTCDLTKEYVAINGDYRS
- a CDS encoding DUF6006 family protein, producing the protein MSKRVLPTTLCVLALSFYACGPAPASQVGGWWGGTWSCNIDGRSARMKWAAVDDSQTSCNGDTCTTSSGARWAGSFSDNGSRWVKLTNPRSGTQGGVYFNHADGNKWYLAKPVSNKSAGWTTWNGQRYPLSCWR
- the secA gene encoding preprotein translocase subunit SecA; translated protein: MIGALARKFFGSANDRRVKGYQSRVNAINALEGEVSQLSDEALKARTADFKKQLAEGKTLDELLVPAFATVREAAKRTLGQRHFDVQLIGGMVLHEGDIAEMKTGEGKTLVATLAVYLNALAGKGVHVVTVNDYLARRDSGWMGQIYGFLGMTTGVIVHGLDDAERKAAYACDITYGTNNEYGFDYLRDNMKYRLEDMVQRPHFFAIVDEVDSILIDEARTPLIISGPLDDRSDFYNTIDGFLPKLDKTDYEVDEKQRTVTLTEAGMEKIETLLRDAGQLKGESLYDVENVSVVHHINQALRAHTLFTRDKDYIVRDDEVVIIDEFTGRMMQGRRYSEGLHQALEAKEHVQVQPENQTLASITFQNYFRMYEKLAGMTGTALTEADELFDIYKLEVVEIPTNVPIGRLDEDDEVYRTHKEKYAAILAEIERANSRLQPVLVGTASIEKSEVLAEFLKQNGYKQIDFGKENALDKLYAAARAGKPAKLFAVLNARFHEQEAYIVAEAGVPGAITIATNMAGRGTDIKLGGSLEMRIPKETAGIEDEAEKARKIEQIKADVERFRDIVLKAEEIVEIEPAKGNKPAKTVTKPGGLYIMGSERHESRRIDNQLRGRSGRQGDPGRSKFFLSLEDDLMRIFGSDRLDSMLQRLGLQEGEAIIHPWINKALEKAQQKVEARNFDIRKNLLKFDNVQNDQRKVIFDQRVDLMKDESVAETVTDMRHAFIDDLVAKHVPEHAYAEQWDVAGLKDELKRVLDLDLPVDEWAKEEGIADEELLTRIETKADEHMAAKVAQWGPDVMRYVEKTILLQTLDHLWREHLIMLDHLRQVIGLRGYGQRDPLQEYKTEAFNLFQEMSAHLREAVTAQLMRVEIVPPEQEAPVLPPMEAHKFDPNTGEDEMALASVTLGAQASDAALRDPKNPASWGKVGRNEDCPCGSGKKYKHCHGRYA
- a CDS encoding peptidylprolyl isomerase is translated as MTTSFPVTKTGLRFGLATALVGCLALALIAGPGRAADDPVLAKVNGAEIKKSDVAMAEEELGPSLAQMDPATKDENVLSFLIDMKIVSKAAEDKKVADSEEFKKRLAFARNRLLMDSLLAGEGKAATTPDAMKKVYEEASKQITGEQEVRARHILVETEDEAKAVKAELDKGADFAELAKKKSKDPGSADGGDLGFFTKEQMVPEFSTIAFALEPGKISDPVKSQFGWHVIKVEEKRNRKAPDFEQVKAQIEQYVTRKAQADYVAKLRAEAKVERLDQPAADAKPADAAKPSDSKMAPPAKK